Proteins co-encoded in one Dyella japonica A8 genomic window:
- the epmA gene encoding EF-P lysine aminoacylase EpmA — protein MNLHMAGRLHLRARLYALIRAFFAERNVLEVETPILSAAGNTDPNIESFSASFSGHVDAGARQRWLRTSPEYPLKRLLAAGVGDCYELGRVFRNGEAGGRHNPEFTMLEWYRVGWDHRQLMEETIALVEAALAMKGARAEVWIEGYRQLFIDELGIDPAHAPIEQLQVPLEEFNINPNGLTRDDWLDLLITHRLQPSFPANRITVIHDYPASQCALAKVRPGDPPLAERFELYLGRYELANGYHELNDATEQRRRFERDNEVRRSRGQPAIPMDERLLETLDAMPDCAGVALGIERLLMCLVGTDAIADVLTFPFAEA, from the coding sequence ATGAACCTGCACATGGCCGGGCGCCTGCACCTGCGTGCGCGCTTGTACGCGCTGATCCGCGCGTTCTTCGCCGAGCGCAACGTGCTCGAGGTGGAAACGCCGATCCTGTCGGCGGCCGGCAACACCGATCCGAACATCGAGAGTTTCAGCGCCAGCTTCAGCGGGCATGTGGATGCCGGTGCGCGACAACGCTGGTTGCGCACCTCGCCGGAATACCCGTTGAAGCGCCTGCTGGCTGCCGGTGTCGGCGACTGCTACGAGCTTGGCCGCGTGTTTCGCAATGGTGAGGCCGGTGGTCGTCACAACCCCGAGTTCACCATGCTGGAGTGGTACCGCGTCGGCTGGGATCACCGTCAGCTGATGGAGGAAACCATCGCCCTGGTGGAAGCCGCGCTGGCGATGAAGGGGGCGAGGGCAGAGGTGTGGATTGAAGGTTATCGCCAGCTCTTCATCGACGAACTGGGCATCGACCCCGCCCATGCGCCGATCGAGCAGCTGCAGGTTCCGCTTGAGGAATTCAACATCAACCCCAACGGCCTCACGCGTGACGACTGGCTCGACCTGCTGATCACGCATCGCCTGCAGCCTTCGTTTCCCGCCAACCGTATCACCGTGATCCACGATTACCCTGCATCACAGTGCGCGCTGGCCAAGGTGCGGCCGGGCGATCCACCGCTGGCGGAGCGCTTTGAGCTGTACCTGGGTCGCTACGAGCTGGCGAACGGCTACCACGAGCTCAACGACGCGACCGAGCAGCGCCGACGCTTCGAGCGCGACAATGAGGTGCGGCGCTCGCGCGGGCAGCCGGCCATCCCGATGGACGAGCGCCTGCTGGAAACGCTGGATGCCATGCCCGATTGTGCCGGCGTGGCGCTGGGCATCGAACGGCTGCTGATGTGCCTGGTCGGCACGGATGCCATTGCCGACGTCCTCACGTTCCCCTTTGCGGAGGCCTGA
- the gloA2 gene encoding SMU1112c/YaeR family gloxylase I-like metalloprotein: MASTLLPAIHHVALICSDYARSKAFYSETLGFRIIREVYRAERDSWKLDLEVSPGVSLELFSFPSPPPRPSRPEAQGLRHLAFSVPDVDAVIATLLERGVTCEPVRVDEFTDRRFTFFADPDGLPIELYEA, translated from the coding sequence ATGGCTTCGACCTTGTTGCCGGCGATCCATCACGTGGCGCTGATCTGTTCGGATTACGCGCGCTCGAAGGCCTTTTACAGCGAGACGCTGGGCTTTCGCATCATCCGCGAGGTCTATCGGGCGGAGCGCGATTCGTGGAAGCTTGACCTGGAAGTCTCCCCCGGCGTCAGCCTCGAGCTCTTTTCGTTCCCCTCGCCGCCGCCGCGACCCTCGCGGCCCGAGGCGCAGGGTCTTCGTCATCTGGCGTTTTCGGTGCCCGATGTCGATGCGGTCATCGCTACGCTGCTCGAGCGTGGCGTAACCTGCGAACCTGTCCGCGTGGACGAATTCACCGATCGGCGCTTCACCTTCTTCGCCGATCCGGACGGCCTGCCGATCGAGTTGTACGAGGCCTGA
- the aqpZ gene encoding aquaporin Z, with amino-acid sequence MSMGKRLGAEFFGTFWLVFGGCGSAVFAATFPELGIGFAGVALAFGLTVVTMAYAVGHISGAHFNPAVTAGMWASGRFPAKDVVPYWIAQVIGGVAAGAVIYMIASGRPEFDPVAGGFASNGYGEHSPGHYSLMACMMAEFVLTAFFLIVINGTTHKLAPTGFAPLAIGLTLTLIHLVGIPITNTSVNPARSTAVAVFQGSWAMGQLWMFWVVPLIGGVVGGLIYRHLLDSRES; translated from the coding sequence ATGAGCATGGGCAAGCGTTTGGGAGCAGAGTTCTTCGGTACGTTCTGGTTGGTGTTCGGCGGTTGCGGCAGCGCCGTTTTTGCCGCAACGTTTCCTGAGCTGGGCATCGGCTTTGCCGGTGTTGCCCTGGCCTTCGGCCTCACCGTGGTGACCATGGCCTACGCCGTGGGTCATATTTCCGGTGCCCACTTCAATCCGGCCGTGACCGCCGGCATGTGGGCCAGCGGGCGGTTTCCCGCCAAGGATGTGGTGCCCTACTGGATCGCCCAGGTGATCGGCGGCGTCGCTGCGGGCGCCGTGATCTACATGATCGCCAGCGGCCGGCCCGAGTTCGATCCCGTCGCTGGCGGCTTTGCGTCCAACGGCTATGGCGAGCATTCACCGGGCCACTACTCGCTGATGGCCTGCATGATGGCCGAGTTCGTGTTGACGGCGTTCTTTCTCATCGTCATCAACGGCACCACGCACAAGCTCGCGCCGACCGGCTTTGCACCGCTGGCCATCGGCCTCACCCTTACGCTCATCCACCTGGTCGGTATTCCGATCACCAATACCTCGGTGAATCCGGCACGAAGCACGGCCGTGGCCGTATTCCAGGGCAGCTGGGCCATGGGCCAGCTGTGGATGTTCTGGGTCGTTCCGCTGATCGGTGGCGTCGTCGGTGGCCTCATCTATCGCCACCTGCTGGACTCGCGCGAAAGCTGA
- a CDS encoding MFS transporter: MTQAIPTTPALASPERRLGARDIQTLLLASLGGALEFYDFVVFIFFALPLSHLFFPQDTAPWLAQLQVYGIFAAGYLARPLGGIVMAHFGDRQGRKRMFTLSVFLMALPTLAIGLLPVYDNVGLLAPWLLLILRVVQGVAIGGEVPGAWVFVAEHAPRGRVGFACACLTSGLTAGILIGSLTAAWINHHLAPAQVLAWGWRVPFLLGGVFGFIAVWLRRWLSETPVFAQLRERKALSRELPLRNVLAGHGGGVALSMAVTWMLTAAILVLILMLPNLVQKSFGIAPDTAFLGNSIAAFGLGVGCIAFGWLVDRIGAAWALLLGSVALVMVTYALFGDLAAGGAHFLPLYALTGFLVGTVAVVPTIMVAAFPAPIRYSGISFAYNVAYAVFGASTATLIGYLAERAGRMAPAHYVAITAVVSVVASLWLLAKRKGAGELAD, translated from the coding sequence ATGACGCAAGCCATTCCGACCACGCCCGCTCTCGCTTCCCCGGAGCGCCGCCTGGGCGCCCGTGACATCCAGACGCTGTTGCTGGCCTCGCTGGGTGGCGCGCTGGAGTTCTACGATTTCGTGGTTTTCATATTTTTCGCGTTGCCGCTGAGCCACCTGTTCTTTCCGCAGGACACGGCCCCGTGGCTGGCGCAACTGCAGGTCTACGGCATCTTCGCGGCCGGTTACCTGGCCCGTCCGCTGGGCGGCATCGTGATGGCGCATTTCGGCGACCGGCAGGGTCGCAAACGCATGTTTACCCTCAGCGTGTTCCTGATGGCCCTGCCCACCCTGGCCATCGGCCTGTTGCCGGTCTATGACAACGTCGGGCTGCTGGCGCCATGGTTGCTGTTGATCCTGCGCGTGGTGCAGGGCGTGGCCATTGGCGGCGAAGTGCCGGGCGCCTGGGTCTTCGTGGCTGAGCACGCGCCCCGCGGTCGGGTCGGTTTTGCCTGTGCCTGCCTGACCTCGGGTCTCACGGCCGGCATCCTGATCGGTTCGCTCACGGCGGCGTGGATCAATCACCATCTGGCGCCGGCCCAGGTGCTGGCCTGGGGTTGGCGCGTGCCGTTCCTGCTGGGGGGCGTGTTCGGCTTCATCGCCGTGTGGTTGCGCCGCTGGCTGAGCGAAACGCCAGTCTTTGCGCAACTGCGCGAGCGCAAGGCACTCAGCCGTGAATTGCCGTTGCGCAACGTGCTGGCGGGCCATGGCGGTGGCGTCGCGTTGTCGATGGCGGTGACGTGGATGCTTACCGCAGCCATCCTCGTGCTGATCCTGATGCTGCCGAATCTGGTGCAGAAATCGTTCGGCATCGCCCCTGACACGGCTTTCCTGGGCAACAGCATCGCGGCTTTCGGCCTGGGCGTGGGATGTATCGCCTTCGGCTGGCTGGTGGACCGCATCGGCGCGGCCTGGGCGTTGCTGCTGGGTTCCGTTGCCCTGGTGATGGTGACCTACGCGCTGTTTGGCGACCTGGCCGCCGGTGGTGCGCATTTCCTGCCGCTGTATGCGCTCACGGGCTTCCTGGTGGGCACGGTGGCGGTGGTGCCGACGATCATGGTGGCGGCGTTTCCGGCGCCTATCCGTTATTCGGGCATTTCCTTCGCCTACAACGTGGCCTATGCGGTGTTCGGCGCCAGCACGGCCACGTTGATTGGTTATCTTGCCGAGCGCGCCGGTCGCATGGCTCCCGCGCATTACGTCGCCATCACGGCCGTGGTCAGCGTGGTGGCGTCGCTGTGGCTGCTGGCGAAACGAAAAGGCGCAGGCGAACTGGCGGACTGA
- the hflD gene encoding high frequency lysogenization protein HflD: MNEERVLALAGLFQATTLAQQLANDGRCDDIAMAASMASVFRIDAPSVVGVYGDVSAVRLGLRQLITLLDESNRDVAVTRMAFTVMRLERSLSRRGDLLDRLQQGVVAAQRQVEHFGADSPQVVKRLAELYATTLSTLKPRVMVTGSPQQLQQPAVVEKVRTNLLAAVRSAVLWRQLGGRQWQLLLYRRQCSMLARGLLTGSTINNT, encoded by the coding sequence ATGAACGAAGAGCGCGTGCTGGCCCTGGCGGGTCTGTTCCAGGCCACCACGCTCGCCCAGCAACTGGCCAATGACGGCCGCTGCGACGACATCGCCATGGCCGCGAGCATGGCCAGCGTATTCCGCATCGACGCGCCGTCGGTGGTGGGGGTCTATGGCGACGTCTCGGCGGTACGGCTGGGCCTGCGCCAACTGATCACCCTGCTGGACGAGAGCAACCGCGACGTGGCGGTGACTCGCATGGCTTTCACCGTGATGCGGCTGGAGCGCAGCCTCTCCCGCCGCGGCGACCTGCTGGATCGCCTGCAGCAAGGCGTCGTCGCCGCACAACGCCAGGTGGAGCACTTCGGCGCGGATTCACCGCAGGTGGTCAAGCGCCTCGCCGAGCTTTACGCCACCACACTTTCCACGCTGAAACCGCGCGTGATGGTCACGGGCAGCCCCCAGCAGCTCCAGCAACCGGCCGTGGTGGAGAAGGTACGCACCAACCTGCTCGCCGCCGTGCGCTCGGCCGTGCTGTGGCGCCAGCTGGGCGGGCGCCAGTGGCAACTGCTGCTCTATCGCCGGCAGTGCAGCATGCTGGCGCGCGGGTTGCTGACGGGTTCGACGATCAACAACACCTGA
- the mnmA gene encoding tRNA 2-thiouridine(34) synthase MnmA, whose amino-acid sequence MKVMLGISGGVDSSVAALLLQQAGYEVEGLFMQNWEEDDRDGPCTADVDRKDAVAVCGRLGIPFHARNFAAEYWDGVFEHFLAEYRAGRTPNPDVLCNREIKFKTFLDEAQALGADKIATGHYARVDFHQGRYRLLRAVDASKDQTYFLHALGQQQLAATLFPVGEIEKSLVRRMAQDAALPTHAKKDSTGICFIGERDFRSFLAQYIPAQPGPMRTPEGMTVGEHQGVMYYTLGQRNGLGIGGRHGASGEAWYVVGKDVPGNVLYVAQGGENHWLYSRRLHAEPPSWVAGEPPARRFRCTAKTRYRQADQACEVLVLDDGLEVVFDEPQRAVTPGQSVVFYDGEACLGGAVIDRTDAPFGGWNDAAALPAPSESLSGV is encoded by the coding sequence GTGAAAGTGATGCTGGGCATCTCCGGTGGCGTGGACTCGTCCGTGGCCGCCCTGCTGCTGCAACAGGCCGGATACGAAGTGGAAGGCCTGTTCATGCAGAACTGGGAAGAGGACGACCGCGACGGCCCCTGCACGGCCGACGTGGACCGCAAGGATGCCGTGGCCGTCTGCGGGCGGCTGGGCATTCCGTTCCACGCCCGCAATTTCGCCGCCGAGTACTGGGACGGCGTGTTCGAGCACTTCCTCGCCGAATACCGCGCGGGGCGCACGCCGAACCCGGACGTGCTGTGCAACCGCGAGATCAAGTTCAAGACCTTCCTGGACGAAGCGCAGGCGCTGGGCGCCGACAAGATCGCCACCGGCCACTATGCCCGCGTGGATTTCCACCAGGGCAGGTACCGCCTGTTGCGGGCGGTGGACGCATCCAAGGACCAGACCTATTTCCTGCACGCGCTGGGGCAGCAGCAGTTGGCCGCCACGCTGTTCCCGGTCGGCGAGATCGAGAAGTCGCTGGTGCGCCGGATGGCCCAGGACGCGGCCCTGCCCACGCACGCCAAGAAGGACTCCACCGGCATCTGCTTCATCGGCGAGCGCGATTTCCGCAGCTTTCTGGCCCAGTACATCCCGGCCCAGCCGGGCCCCATGCGCACGCCCGAGGGAATGACTGTGGGCGAACACCAGGGCGTGATGTATTACACCCTCGGACAGCGCAACGGCCTGGGCATCGGCGGACGCCATGGCGCCAGCGGCGAGGCGTGGTACGTGGTTGGCAAGGATGTTCCCGGCAACGTGCTCTATGTGGCCCAGGGCGGCGAGAACCACTGGCTGTACTCGCGCCGCCTGCACGCCGAACCGCCCAGCTGGGTGGCTGGCGAGCCGCCGGCCCGGCGTTTCCGCTGCACCGCCAAGACCCGCTACCGTCAGGCCGACCAGGCCTGCGAGGTGTTGGTGTTGGATGACGGCCTCGAGGTCGTGTTCGACGAACCCCAGCGGGCGGTCACCCCTGGCCAGTCGGTAGTTTTCTATGATGGCGAAGCCTGTCTGGGCGGCGCCGTGATCGACCGCACCGACGCCCCCTTCGGCGGCTGGAATGATGCCGCTGCCCTCCCCGCCCCAAGCGAGTCCTTATCCGGTGTTTGA
- a CDS encoding NUDIX hydrolase: MADPTPIPLQVWCPHVTVACVVADGDRFLMVEEEVNGRLAYNQPAGHLDDRESLATAAVRETLEETGWTVSLEHLIGIHQWRSTEHGDGVVRFSFAARAVSHDATRRLDDGIRRALWLTRDEIAALGDKLRSPLVLLSIDAWLAGQRHSLDLLHSLLVEDSYP; encoded by the coding sequence ATGGCCGATCCCACACCCATTCCCCTGCAAGTCTGGTGCCCGCACGTCACGGTGGCCTGCGTGGTCGCCGACGGTGACCGCTTCCTCATGGTCGAAGAGGAGGTGAACGGCCGCCTGGCCTATAACCAGCCGGCGGGCCACCTGGACGACAGGGAGAGCCTCGCCACCGCCGCCGTGCGCGAAACACTGGAAGAAACCGGCTGGACGGTGTCCCTGGAGCACCTCATCGGCATCCACCAGTGGCGCAGCACCGAGCACGGCGACGGCGTGGTGCGTTTCAGCTTCGCGGCCCGGGCGGTCAGCCATGACGCCACGCGTCGGCTTGATGACGGCATCCGCCGGGCCCTTTGGCTCACCCGCGACGAAATCGCGGCACTAGGTGACAAATTGCGCAGCCCCCTGGTGCTCCTGAGCATCGATGCGTGGCTGGCCGGCCAGCGCCACTCGCTGGACCTGCTCCACAGCCTGCTCGTGGAGGACAGCTACCCGTGA
- the clpS gene encoding ATP-dependent Clp protease adapter ClpS, with protein sequence MAHEPEHEQGSGHGLALETSRPEVARPPLFQVVLLNDDFTPMDFVVEVLRSFFNLDQERAVQVMLHVHTRGKGVCGVFTREVAETKVTQVNEYSRAHQHPLLCTMEKL encoded by the coding sequence ATGGCTCACGAACCCGAACACGAACAAGGCAGCGGTCACGGCCTGGCGTTGGAAACCTCCCGTCCGGAGGTGGCCCGCCCGCCGCTCTTCCAAGTGGTGCTGTTGAATGACGATTTCACGCCGATGGATTTCGTGGTGGAGGTGTTGAGGAGTTTCTTCAACCTTGACCAGGAGCGGGCGGTGCAGGTGATGCTGCACGTCCATACGCGCGGGAAGGGAGTCTGCGGGGTGTTCACCCGGGAAGTCGCTGAAACCAAGGTGACCCAGGTGAACGAATATTCACGTGCTCATCAACACCCGTTGTTGTGCACTATGGAAAAGCTCTGA
- the clpA gene encoding ATP-dependent Clp protease ATP-binding subunit ClpA — protein sequence MFSKDLEVTIGQCYKQAREQRHEFMTVEHLLLALTENQSALGALRACGVDLPRLTRELEKIIAETVPVLPHGDERDTQPTLGFQRVLQRAVYHVQSSGRKEVTGANVLVAIFGEKDSHAVYFLHQQEITRLDVVNYISHGIAKIGDEPSQSMPGSEREPEDGDPKGNPLSEYASNLNELALEGKIDPLIGRQDEIERTIQVLCRRRKNNPLYVGEAGVGKTALAEGLAKRIVDGDVPEVLENATIWSLDLGALVAGTKYRGDFEKRLKAVIGQLKKQPGAILFIDEIHTIIGAGSASGGTMDASNLIKPMLASGELRCIGSTTFQEFRGIFEKDRALARRFQKIDVVEPTVADSFEILKGLRSRFEEHHNVTYTSEALKAAVDLSVKHIPDRLLPDKAIDVIDEAGARQRLLPVDQRTGKIDVPEVEYIVAKMARIPAKQVSASDRDVLKNLERNLKMVVFGQDQAIEALAASIKMARSGLADPSKPIGCFLLAGPTGVGKTEVTKQLAMQLGIEMIRFDMSEYMEAHSVSRLVGAPPGYVGFDQGGLLTEAVTKHPHAVLLLDEIEKAHPDVYNILLQVMDRGVLTDTNGREANFKNVIVVMTTNAGAQQASRRGIGFVKQNHTMDAMEVIRRMFTPEFRNRLDAIIQFNALDFDHILRVVDKFLIELEAQLTEKHVSLDVDADARRWLAEHGFDPQMGARPMARVIQEKVKRPLADELLFGKLADGGKVRLSVNEGELVVTTEAAEALPATVN from the coding sequence ATGTTCAGCAAGGATCTCGAAGTCACCATCGGCCAGTGCTACAAGCAGGCCCGCGAGCAGCGTCATGAGTTCATGACGGTGGAACACCTGCTGCTCGCACTTACCGAAAACCAGTCGGCCCTGGGCGCGCTGCGCGCCTGCGGCGTCGACCTGCCGCGCCTCACGCGCGAGCTGGAAAAGATCATTGCCGAAACCGTACCGGTACTGCCGCACGGGGACGAGCGCGATACCCAGCCGACGCTGGGCTTCCAGCGCGTGTTGCAGCGCGCGGTGTACCACGTGCAGTCGTCGGGCCGTAAGGAAGTCACCGGCGCCAACGTGCTGGTGGCCATCTTTGGCGAGAAGGATTCGCACGCCGTGTATTTCCTGCATCAGCAGGAGATCACCCGCCTGGACGTGGTCAACTACATTTCGCACGGCATCGCCAAGATCGGCGACGAGCCCTCGCAGAGCATGCCCGGTTCCGAGCGTGAGCCGGAGGACGGCGATCCCAAGGGCAACCCGCTCAGCGAGTACGCGAGCAACCTCAACGAGCTGGCGCTGGAAGGCAAGATCGATCCGCTGATCGGCCGCCAGGACGAGATCGAGCGCACCATCCAGGTGCTGTGCCGCCGCCGCAAGAACAACCCGCTCTACGTGGGCGAGGCCGGCGTGGGCAAGACGGCACTGGCCGAAGGTCTGGCCAAGCGCATCGTCGATGGCGACGTGCCGGAGGTGCTGGAGAACGCCACCATCTGGTCGCTGGATCTTGGCGCGCTGGTCGCGGGCACCAAGTATCGCGGCGATTTCGAGAAGCGTCTGAAGGCGGTCATCGGCCAGCTCAAGAAGCAGCCGGGTGCGATCCTGTTCATCGACGAGATCCACACCATCATTGGCGCGGGTTCCGCCTCCGGCGGCACCATGGATGCGAGCAACCTGATCAAGCCGATGCTGGCGTCGGGCGAGCTGCGCTGCATCGGTTCCACCACCTTCCAGGAATTCCGCGGCATCTTCGAGAAGGACCGGGCGCTGGCCCGTCGCTTCCAGAAGATCGACGTGGTCGAGCCCACCGTGGCCGACAGCTTCGAGATCCTCAAGGGCCTGCGTTCGCGCTTCGAAGAGCACCACAACGTCACCTACACCAGCGAAGCCCTGAAGGCTGCGGTGGACCTGTCGGTGAAGCACATTCCCGACCGCCTGCTGCCCGACAAGGCCATCGACGTGATCGACGAGGCCGGTGCCCGCCAGCGCCTGCTGCCGGTCGACCAGCGCACCGGTAAGATCGACGTGCCGGAGGTCGAATACATCGTCGCCAAGATGGCGCGCATCCCGGCCAAGCAGGTGTCGGCGTCGGATCGCGACGTGCTGAAGAACCTCGAGCGCAACCTCAAAATGGTGGTGTTCGGCCAGGACCAGGCTATCGAGGCTTTGGCCGCGTCGATCAAGATGGCGCGCTCGGGTCTGGCCGACCCGTCCAAGCCGATCGGCTGCTTCCTGCTCGCCGGCCCCACCGGCGTGGGCAAGACGGAAGTGACCAAGCAGCTCGCCATGCAGCTCGGCATCGAGATGATCCGCTTCGATATGTCCGAGTACATGGAAGCGCATTCGGTGTCGCGCCTGGTCGGTGCGCCCCCGGGCTATGTGGGCTTCGACCAGGGTGGTCTGTTGACCGAGGCGGTCACCAAGCACCCACATGCCGTGTTGCTGCTCGATGAAATCGAGAAGGCGCACCCGGATGTCTACAACATCCTGCTGCAGGTGATGGATCGCGGCGTGCTCACCGACACCAACGGCCGCGAAGCCAACTTCAAGAACGTGATCGTGGTGATGACCACCAATGCGGGTGCGCAGCAGGCCTCGCGTCGCGGCATCGGCTTCGTGAAGCAGAACCATACGATGGACGCGATGGAGGTGATCCGCCGCATGTTCACGCCGGAGTTCCGCAACCGCCTGGATGCCATCATTCAGTTCAACGCGCTGGACTTCGACCACATCCTGCGCGTGGTCGACAAGTTCCTGATCGAACTGGAAGCCCAGCTCACCGAGAAGCACGTGAGCCTGGATGTCGATGCGGATGCCCGCCGCTGGCTGGCCGAGCACGGCTTCGACCCGCAGATGGGCGCGCGCCCGATGGCCCGCGTCATCCAGGAGAAGGTCAAGCGTCCGCTCGCCGACGAGCTGCTGTTCGGCAAGCTCGCCGATGGTGGCAAGGTGCGCCTGAGCGTGAACGAGGGCGAGCTGGTGGTCACCACCGAGGCGGCGGAGGCCTTGCCGGCCACGGTGAACTGA
- the infA gene encoding translation initiation factor IF-1: MAKDDVIEMEGTVQETLPNTMFRVQLENGHVITAHISGRMRKHYIRILTGDKVKVEMTPYDLTKGRITYRMK, encoded by the coding sequence ATGGCCAAAGACGACGTCATCGAAATGGAAGGCACGGTCCAGGAGACCCTGCCCAACACCATGTTCCGCGTACAGCTGGAAAACGGCCACGTCATCACGGCCCACATTTCCGGCCGCATGCGCAAGCATTACATCCGCATCCTCACCGGCGACAAGGTGAAGGTGGAGATGACCCCCTACGACCTGACCAAGGGTCGCATTACCTACCGCATGAAGTAA
- a CDS encoding polyhydroxyalkanoic acid system family protein, translating to MPKIDIRRPHQLSVAEARAVVDKVAARMQEKFGMEGQWQGDTLRFARPGVNGSIAVASDAIHVTAELGMMLAPLKGMVEQEIRRKLDEHFGG from the coding sequence ATGCCCAAGATCGACATCCGCCGCCCGCACCAGCTCTCCGTGGCCGAGGCCCGCGCGGTGGTCGACAAGGTTGCCGCGCGCATGCAGGAGAAGTTCGGCATGGAAGGCCAGTGGCAAGGCGACACGCTGCGCTTCGCGCGACCGGGCGTAAACGGCAGCATCGCCGTGGCCAGTGATGCCATCCACGTGACCGCCGAACTGGGCATGATGCTGGCGCCGCTGAAGGGCATGGTCGAACAGGAGATACGCCGCAAGCTCGATGAGCATTTTGGCGGATGA
- a CDS encoding FHA domain-containing protein, which produces MRIEFPNSPREDFHWDSPALRIGSAPDNDLILAAHQAGAYHLRIQLDRRGWVLQVLPQGNRIYVNARPVREKALLRAGDILSVGDCRMLLRTDEEPAHNLPVTVPAEGRCTVALRAVAGPLSGRVLSLQNKLELGPHGRIPLELPQGETASLAVFWRDGQLMLEAGQQSGRYPLRVNGVPVTQAALRPGDQIGLGMHRFVVDAPGLEPEPEIVHPEPEHPHLPEEDAGPRGEVWWLIATAAVLALGIAVALLVRF; this is translated from the coding sequence ATGCGCATCGAGTTTCCCAATTCGCCCCGCGAGGATTTCCACTGGGACAGCCCTGCCTTGCGCATCGGCAGTGCGCCGGACAACGACCTGATCCTGGCGGCGCACCAGGCGGGTGCGTACCACCTGCGCATTCAGCTCGATCGTCGCGGCTGGGTGCTGCAGGTACTGCCGCAGGGCAACCGCATCTACGTGAATGCACGCCCGGTGCGGGAGAAGGCGCTGCTGCGCGCTGGCGACATCCTCAGCGTGGGCGACTGCCGCATGCTGCTGCGCACTGACGAAGAACCCGCCCACAACCTGCCTGTCACCGTGCCTGCCGAAGGGCGTTGCACGGTGGCCCTGCGCGCCGTGGCGGGGCCGCTTTCCGGTCGCGTACTGTCGTTGCAGAACAAGCTGGAGCTGGGGCCGCACGGGCGTATTCCGCTGGAACTTCCCCAGGGCGAAACAGCGTCATTGGCCGTGTTCTGGCGCGACGGCCAGCTGATGCTGGAGGCGGGCCAGCAGTCCGGGCGCTATCCGTTGCGCGTGAATGGCGTGCCCGTGACACAGGCGGCCCTGCGGCCGGGTGACCAGATCGGCCTGGGCATGCACCGCTTCGTGGTCGATGCGCCGGGGCTGGAGCCCGAGCCGGAGATCGTGCATCCCGAGCCGGAGCATCCGCACCTGCCCGAAGAGGACGCCGGCCCCCGTGGAGAGGTGTGGTGGCTGATCGCCACTGCCGCTGTGCTGGCGCTGGGTATCGCCGTGGCCCTGCTGGTGCGCTTCTAA